The following coding sequences are from one Shewanella putrefaciens window:
- the pgm gene encoding phosphoglucomutase (alpha-D-glucose-1,6-bisphosphate-dependent), whose protein sequence is MAIHQRAGQIASQMDLVNIPKLMSHYYSINPNMDDVLQRVTFGTSGHRGCAFNGSFNQQHIWAITQAVVDYRQSANIDGPLILGIDTHALSYAAYLSAIEVLAANKVTVHIQQNDGFTPTPVVSHAVICANREANLNGAALSDGLIITPSHNPPQDGGIKYNPPHGGPAEGNITAWIESRANDYLRTQLKGVNKLAYVDALTSGYVHAIDLITSYVADLENVIDMQAIAKAKLKLGVDPLGGSGIHYWAPIAKHYGIDITLVNDKVDPSFSFMPLDKDGKIRMDCSSPYAMAGLLAHKESFDLCLGNDPDYDRHGIVCPGTGLMDPNHYLAVAIDYLLTHRPQWSDSLAIGKTLVSSALIDKICAFHGKKLLEVPVGFKWFVDGLAEATIAFGGEESAGAAFLRRDGTTWCTDKDGFILGLLAAEILAVTGKTPGQRHQELVKQFGQSFYKRIDSPISLENKAKFALLNAETLNATVLAGETIESVLTHAPGNNAAIGGIKVTTANGWFAARPSGTEALFKIYGESFISEQHLAEIIKDAQALIDKALNA, encoded by the coding sequence GTGGCAATACATCAACGGGCAGGACAAATAGCAAGTCAGATGGATCTGGTGAATATTCCAAAACTGATGAGCCATTATTACAGCATAAACCCCAATATGGATGATGTGCTGCAGCGAGTGACTTTTGGCACTTCTGGGCACAGAGGCTGCGCTTTTAACGGCAGCTTTAATCAACAGCATATTTGGGCGATTACCCAAGCTGTGGTGGACTACCGTCAATCGGCAAATATCGATGGGCCGCTGATCCTTGGGATTGACACCCATGCGTTATCCTATGCTGCCTATTTGTCGGCAATTGAAGTGCTGGCCGCGAATAAAGTCACTGTGCACATCCAGCAAAACGATGGCTTTACGCCAACGCCTGTGGTTTCCCATGCGGTCATTTGTGCCAATCGTGAAGCTAATCTTAACGGCGCGGCACTTAGCGATGGTCTTATTATCACGCCCTCACATAATCCGCCTCAGGATGGTGGAATCAAATACAATCCCCCCCATGGCGGACCGGCCGAAGGTAATATCACGGCTTGGATTGAATCGCGAGCCAATGATTATCTTCGCACGCAGCTTAAGGGCGTGAATAAACTCGCCTATGTCGATGCGCTGACTTCGGGCTATGTGCATGCCATCGATTTAATCACTTCCTATGTGGCCGATCTAGAAAATGTAATTGATATGCAAGCTATCGCGAAAGCGAAGCTTAAGTTAGGTGTCGATCCATTAGGTGGCTCGGGTATCCATTATTGGGCACCGATTGCTAAGCATTACGGCATTGATATCACCTTAGTGAATGATAAAGTCGACCCGAGTTTTAGCTTTATGCCACTGGATAAAGACGGCAAAATTCGTATGGATTGCTCGTCTCCCTATGCGATGGCTGGTTTACTCGCCCATAAAGAATCTTTTGATTTATGCCTTGGGAATGATCCCGATTATGATCGTCATGGCATAGTCTGCCCGGGTACGGGCTTAATGGATCCTAACCATTATTTAGCTGTGGCGATTGATTATCTGCTGACTCACAGACCCCAGTGGAGCGATAGCTTAGCTATTGGTAAGACTCTGGTATCAAGCGCGCTTATCGACAAAATTTGCGCCTTCCACGGCAAAAAATTACTCGAAGTGCCTGTCGGCTTTAAATGGTTTGTAGATGGTTTAGCTGAGGCGACTATTGCCTTTGGCGGAGAGGAGAGTGCTGGCGCCGCCTTCTTACGCCGAGATGGCACTACTTGGTGCACGGATAAAGACGGTTTTATTCTAGGGTTACTTGCAGCAGAGATCCTTGCGGTGACAGGTAAAACCCCTGGTCAGCGTCACCAAGAGTTAGTAAAACAATTTGGTCAAAGTTTCTATAAGCGTATCGATAGCCCAATCAGTCTTGAAAACAAAGCTAAGTTTGCTTTGCTCAATGCTGAGACCTTAAATGCCACAGTGCTTGCGGGTGAGACAATCGAAAGCGTGTTAACCCATGCACCGGGCAATAATGCCGCCATTGGTGGCATCAAAGTCACCACAGCGAATGGCTGGTTTGCGGCGCGTCCATCGGGCACTGAAGCCTTATTTAAGATCTATGGCGAAAGTTTTATCAGTGAGCAGCATTTGGCTGAGATTATCAAAGACGCACAAGCATTAATTGATAAGGCACTAAACGCTTAA
- a CDS encoding dihydrolipoyllysine-residue acetyltransferase, which yields MIKDFILPDIGEGVVECELVEWLVKEGDTVVEDQPIADVMTDKALVQIPAPFAGVVTKLYYAKGDIAKVHAPLYAVKIEDAVEIAGEESVAAAAATIAKAAEPVAVTNATTSSSSSVSIEEFLLPDIGEGIVECELVEWLVSEGDWVEEDQPIADVMTDKALVQIPAIKAGKIAKLHYRKGQLAKVHTPLFAIEVEQTASAPAATTNTDTVANAAHVAQAVSAEPARQGKALASPAVRRMARSLDIDLSQVPGTGKHGRVYKEDITRFQQQGANSVISAAPSATQAQTSLAQVSISAATQRADTVEPIRGVKAVMARMMVESVSSIPHFTYCEEFDLTDLVALRESMKAKYSTDEVKLTMMPFFMKSMSLAISQFPVMNSQVNADCTELTYKVRHNIGMAVDSKVGLLVPNIKDVQDKSILEIAAEITRLTQAARSGRVAPADLKDGTISISNIGALGGTVATPIINKPEVAIVALGKLQTLPRFNAKGEVEARQIMQVSWSGDHRVIDGGTIARFCNLWKQYLEQPQEMLLAMR from the coding sequence ATGATTAAAGATTTTATTTTGCCGGACATTGGTGAAGGCGTTGTTGAATGTGAACTCGTTGAATGGCTGGTGAAAGAAGGCGACACTGTCGTTGAAGATCAGCCGATTGCCGATGTCATGACAGACAAAGCCTTAGTGCAAATCCCTGCGCCTTTTGCGGGCGTGGTCACTAAGCTGTATTACGCGAAGGGCGATATTGCGAAAGTGCATGCGCCGCTCTATGCCGTAAAAATTGAAGATGCCGTTGAAATCGCGGGCGAAGAATCTGTTGCGGCTGCAGCTGCGACAATCGCAAAGGCTGCTGAGCCAGTGGCAGTAACAAACGCGACCACGTCATCCAGTTCATCTGTCAGCATTGAAGAATTCTTACTACCGGATATCGGCGAAGGCATTGTTGAATGTGAGCTAGTTGAATGGTTGGTGAGTGAAGGTGATTGGGTTGAGGAAGATCAACCGATTGCCGACGTGATGACAGATAAAGCGCTGGTGCAAATTCCTGCTATTAAAGCGGGTAAAATTGCCAAACTGCATTATCGCAAAGGTCAGCTTGCCAAAGTGCATACGCCTTTATTTGCCATTGAAGTTGAACAGACTGCTTCTGCACCTGCGGCGACAACAAATACAGATACTGTGGCCAATGCAGCACATGTAGCACAGGCTGTGAGTGCAGAACCTGCTCGCCAAGGTAAAGCCTTAGCCAGCCCTGCGGTTCGTCGCATGGCGCGTTCCTTAGATATCGATTTGAGCCAAGTACCTGGCACAGGAAAGCACGGCCGTGTGTATAAGGAAGATATCACTCGCTTCCAACAACAGGGTGCTAATAGTGTTATTTCTGCGGCCCCAAGTGCGACCCAAGCTCAAACATCTCTGGCTCAAGTTTCGATATCTGCTGCGACTCAACGCGCCGATACGGTTGAGCCTATTCGCGGTGTAAAAGCGGTGATGGCACGTATGATGGTGGAATCGGTATCAAGCATTCCGCACTTTACCTATTGCGAAGAGTTTGATTTAACAGACTTAGTCGCGCTGCGTGAAAGCATGAAGGCTAAGTATTCCACTGACGAAGTAAAGCTGACCATGATGCCTTTCTTTATGAAGTCGATGTCGCTGGCTATAAGTCAATTCCCTGTGATGAATAGCCAAGTGAATGCCGATTGTACTGAGCTGACCTATAAGGTGCGGCACAATATCGGCATGGCGGTAGATTCTAAAGTCGGTCTATTAGTGCCAAACATCAAAGATGTGCAGGACAAGAGTATTTTAGAAATTGCGGCAGAAATCACCCGTCTGACCCAAGCTGCCCGCAGTGGCCGCGTGGCGCCAGCGGATCTGAAGGATGGCACGATTTCTATCTCTAACATTGGCGCCTTAGGTGGCACAGTGGCGACGCCCATTATCAACAAACCTGAGGTGGCGATTGTGGCCTTAGGTAAGTTGCAAACCTTACCGCGCTTTAACGCGAAAGGGGAAGTCGAAGCCCGCCAAATCATGCAAGTGAGCTGGTCTGGCGACCATAGAGTGATCGATGGAGGTACGATTGCCCGCTTCTGTAATCTGTGGAAACAATATCTTGAGCAGCCGCAAGAGATGTTATTAGCAATGCGCTAA
- the msrA gene encoding peptide-methionine (S)-S-oxide reductase MsrA has protein sequence MALATFGAGCFWGVEYFFRQVNGVLNATCGYMGGNNAATTYEEVKKGKTGHAEVVQVEFDPALVSYEDLLDVFWKNHNPTSLNMQGGDIGTQYRSTIFFHDREQKAAAEASKLAFARSGRWGLRHIVTEIVPLQQFHVAEEYHQNYIDKNNLPSCHIEY, from the coding sequence ATGGCGTTAGCAACCTTTGGTGCCGGCTGTTTCTGGGGCGTAGAGTATTTTTTTAGACAAGTAAATGGCGTACTAAATGCCACCTGTGGGTATATGGGTGGCAATAATGCCGCCACTACTTATGAAGAAGTGAAAAAAGGTAAAACAGGCCATGCCGAAGTGGTGCAAGTGGAATTTGACCCTGCCCTTGTCAGTTATGAAGACTTGCTCGATGTATTTTGGAAAAACCACAATCCAACGAGTCTGAACATGCAAGGCGGAGATATTGGTACTCAGTACCGCAGCACCATTTTCTTCCACGACCGTGAACAAAAGGCCGCGGCAGAAGCCTCAAAGTTGGCTTTTGCCCGCTCGGGCCGTTGGGGATTACGCCATATAGTGACTGAAATAGTGCCACTGCAACAGTTCCATGTGGCTGAGGAATATCACCAAAATTATATTGATAAGAATAACTTACCCAGTTGCCATATCGAGTATTAA
- the fldA gene encoding flavodoxin FldA — MATVGLFFGSDTGNTEAVAKMIQKKLGKKMVEVKDIAKSTKEQIAEYDLLLFGIPTWYYGEAQCDWDDFFPELEQIDFTDKLVAIFGCGDQEDYAEYFLDAMGMVGDIVQARGGIIIGHWPTAGYNFEASKGQVDDDHFIGLGIDEDRQPELTEERVDAWVKQIYEEMCLAELED, encoded by the coding sequence ATGGCAACTGTAGGTCTTTTTTTCGGTAGCGACACAGGCAACACCGAAGCCGTCGCCAAAATGATCCAGAAAAAACTGGGTAAAAAAATGGTTGAGGTGAAAGATATCGCCAAGAGTACCAAAGAACAGATCGCAGAATATGATCTGCTGCTGTTCGGCATCCCAACCTGGTATTATGGCGAAGCACAATGTGATTGGGATGATTTCTTTCCTGAGCTTGAGCAAATTGATTTTACCGATAAACTGGTTGCGATTTTTGGTTGTGGTGACCAAGAAGACTATGCCGAGTATTTCCTTGATGCCATGGGCATGGTAGGCGATATTGTTCAAGCTCGCGGGGGGATTATCATTGGTCACTGGCCTACTGCAGGTTACAACTTTGAAGCATCCAAAGGTCAAGTTGATGATGACCATTTTATCGGTTTAGGTATCGATGAAGACCGTCAACCAGAGCTGACCGAAGAACGTGTTGACGCTTGGGTTAAACAAATTTACGAAGAAATGTGTTTAGCTGAATTAGAAGATTAA
- a CDS encoding alpha-ketoacid dehydrogenase subunit beta: protein MAEMNMLQAVNEALSIAMQADERMVVFGEDVGHFGGVFRATSGLQEKFGRARCFNTPLTEQGIAGFANGLASNGMTAVAEIQFADYIFPAFDQIVNESAKFRYRSGNEFDVGGLVFRTPYGGGIAGGHYHSQSPEAYFTQTPGLKVVVPRNPEQAKGLLLASIRDKNPVIFFEPKRLYRASVGEVPVGDYEIELGKAEVVREGKDITLVAWGAQMEILEKAADMAAKEGISCEVIDLRTLSPWDIDTVADSVKKTGRLLVNHEAPLTGGFAGEIAATIQQECFLYLESPISRVCGLDTPYPLVHEKEYMPDALKTFEAIKASVTF, encoded by the coding sequence GTGGCTGAAATGAATATGTTACAGGCCGTCAATGAGGCCTTGTCGATTGCCATGCAAGCCGATGAACGCATGGTGGTTTTTGGTGAAGATGTGGGCCACTTTGGCGGGGTATTTCGCGCCACCTCTGGTCTTCAAGAAAAATTCGGTCGCGCTCGCTGCTTTAATACCCCGCTGACAGAGCAAGGTATTGCGGGTTTTGCCAATGGTTTAGCCTCAAATGGCATGACCGCCGTGGCTGAAATTCAATTCGCTGATTATATTTTTCCGGCGTTTGATCAAATCGTCAACGAGTCGGCTAAGTTCCGTTACCGTAGCGGTAATGAATTCGATGTCGGTGGATTAGTGTTCCGTACGCCCTATGGCGGCGGCATTGCGGGTGGCCATTATCACTCGCAATCACCTGAAGCCTATTTTACCCAGACGCCGGGATTAAAAGTGGTGGTGCCACGCAACCCTGAGCAAGCCAAAGGCCTGCTGTTGGCGTCAATCCGTGACAAAAACCCGGTGATCTTCTTTGAGCCTAAGCGTTTATATCGCGCATCGGTTGGCGAAGTGCCCGTGGGCGATTATGAAATTGAACTGGGTAAGGCTGAAGTGGTTCGCGAAGGTAAAGACATCACCTTAGTGGCGTGGGGCGCGCAAATGGAAATCCTTGAAAAAGCCGCCGATATGGCCGCTAAAGAAGGGATCTCCTGTGAAGTTATCGATTTACGCACCTTGTCACCCTGGGATATCGATACCGTTGCCGATTCTGTCAAAAAGACCGGACGTTTACTGGTTAACCATGAAGCGCCATTAACTGGTGGTTTTGCTGGTGAGATAGCAGCGACGATCCAACAAGAATGCTTCTTGTATCTAGAGTCGCCCATTAGCCGAGTGTGTGGTTTAGATACCCCGTATCCACTCGTCCATGAAAAAGAATATATGCCCGATGCGCTTAAGACCTTTGAAGCCATCAAAGCATCAGTGACCTTCTAG
- the astE gene encoding succinylglutamate desuccinylase, with protein sequence MLQALLDSKDFLALTLAHPEQFDGEFSFNLGDHTQVEVWDTGVIVFEPIQNEGKDIVLSCGVHGNETAPIELCNSLIKQLLQQKIIAKQRTLFLIGNPLAINNGTRIIDENMNRLFSGEHSNPPGLVNLERVRAKKLESYVDRFYTTVADGRQRIHYDLHTAMRASKHEKFAIYPYRPGRAFSGEQIMFLAASGVDTVLFHHEPTTTFSYFSSERYGADAFTIELGKVYPMGQNDMTRFIATHEMFMRLITAKPLELDAFDADKVNLYQVCRVINKHFDDFEFTFATDVENFRSFPKGFVLAREGGQEIKVEHEFESVVFPNAKVPIGNRTVICLIPAVNADVR encoded by the coding sequence GTGTTACAAGCTCTGTTAGATTCAAAGGATTTTTTAGCGCTCACCTTAGCCCATCCTGAACAGTTCGATGGCGAATTTTCATTTAACTTAGGCGATCATACTCAAGTGGAAGTGTGGGATACCGGTGTTATTGTTTTCGAACCAATACAGAATGAAGGAAAAGATATTGTGCTTTCTTGCGGTGTTCACGGTAACGAGACCGCGCCCATTGAACTCTGCAATAGCTTAATTAAACAACTTTTACAGCAAAAGATCATCGCAAAGCAGCGCACTTTATTTCTCATTGGTAACCCATTAGCGATTAATAACGGCACGCGGATTATTGACGAAAACATGAATCGTCTGTTTAGTGGTGAGCATTCCAATCCACCAGGGTTAGTGAACCTTGAGCGAGTACGCGCGAAAAAACTCGAATCCTATGTCGATCGTTTTTATACTACGGTTGCCGATGGACGTCAGCGCATCCATTATGATCTGCACACGGCGATGCGCGCCTCGAAGCATGAAAAGTTCGCTATTTATCCCTATCGTCCAGGGCGCGCCTTTAGCGGCGAGCAAATTATGTTTTTAGCCGCAAGCGGCGTCGATACAGTACTTTTCCACCACGAACCGACCACGACCTTCAGCTATTTTTCCTCTGAACGCTACGGCGCCGATGCCTTTACCATTGAGCTTGGCAAAGTGTATCCCATGGGGCAAAACGACATGACGCGTTTTATCGCCACCCATGAAATGTTCATGCGCTTGATCACCGCTAAGCCGTTGGAGCTGGATGCATTTGATGCCGATAAGGTTAACTTGTACCAAGTGTGCCGCGTCATCAATAAACATTTCGATGATTTTGAATTTACCTTCGCAACGGATGTCGAAAACTTCAGATCTTTCCCGAAGGGCTTTGTTTTAGCGCGGGAAGGTGGGCAAGAAATTAAAGTGGAGCATGAGTTTGAGTCTGTCGTGTTCCCTAATGCCAAAGTGCCTATTGGTAATCGCACTGTGATTTGCCTGATCCCTGCGGTGAATGCGGACGTGCGTTAG
- the ybfE gene encoding LexA regulated protein, translated as MAKEATDRTTIDLFANEKRRGRPRSNPLSRSQQLKVNKRNQIQRDKAKGLKRIELKVSQDLYDALNEQALASNISRSQLIELILQRQIEC; from the coding sequence ATGGCAAAAGAAGCAACTGATAGAACTACCATTGACCTTTTTGCCAATGAAAAGCGTCGGGGCCGCCCACGAAGCAATCCTCTGTCCCGTAGCCAGCAGTTAAAGGTCAATAAACGCAATCAGATCCAGCGGGATAAAGCCAAAGGATTAAAGCGAATAGAGTTAAAGGTGTCACAAGATTTGTATGACGCCTTGAATGAGCAGGCATTGGCCAGTAACATCAGCCGTAGCCAGTTAATCGAATTAATTCTTCAGCGACAAATTGAGTGCTGA
- a CDS encoding alpha/beta fold hydrolase has protein sequence MNYVSSGQGHAVLIIHGLFGNLDNLKGLGQVLESQHQVIRVDVPNHGLSEHWDHMDYPRLAHAMIDLLDNLDIAHAHVIGHSMGGKIAMATALAFPERIISMIAADIAPVAYEPRHDIVFAALESLPLEGHTDRRFALNHLINHGIDEATAQFLLKNLQRTDTGFRWKMNLSGLKTCYPNIIGWHNQPPNPVLSYSGPSLFIRGGDSNYVNSEHRDAIMAQFPTAQAKTLEGCGHWLHAQKPAIFNRIVSEFIDKQAM, from the coding sequence ATGAATTATGTTTCCTCAGGTCAAGGACATGCGGTGCTAATAATCCATGGCCTGTTTGGTAATTTAGATAATCTCAAAGGCTTAGGCCAAGTGTTAGAAAGCCAGCACCAAGTGATCCGCGTTGATGTGCCCAACCATGGGTTAAGTGAGCATTGGGATCATATGGATTACCCTCGCCTTGCCCATGCCATGATAGATTTGCTCGATAACCTTGACATCGCTCACGCGCACGTCATCGGCCACTCTATGGGCGGTAAAATCGCCATGGCCACGGCATTAGCCTTTCCAGAGCGCATTATCAGCATGATCGCTGCCGATATCGCGCCCGTTGCTTATGAGCCTAGACACGATATTGTATTTGCAGCATTAGAAAGTCTGCCCTTAGAAGGCCATACCGACAGACGCTTTGCCCTAAACCACTTAATCAACCATGGTATTGATGAAGCCACTGCCCAATTTTTGCTGAAAAACTTGCAACGTACCGATACTGGATTTCGTTGGAAAATGAACTTAAGTGGTTTAAAAACCTGTTATCCAAACATTATTGGCTGGCATAATCAGCCACCGAACCCCGTGCTGAGCTATTCTGGCCCAAGTCTATTTATTCGTGGCGGTGATTCAAATTATGTCAATAGCGAACATAGGGACGCGATTATGGCGCAATTCCCTACTGCACAAGCAAAAACACTTGAAGGTTGTGGACATTGGTTGCATGCCCAAAAACCTGCGATTTTTAATCGAATTGTGTCTGAATTTATTGACAAACAGGCAATGTAA
- a CDS encoding DUF2788 domain-containing protein, whose translation MLSQYMEQIETIGLNLFFAAIFFFIGMAIHDVLKQGNVPKFGRFIVWLVLFLGCAGFIAKGIIQITWEGSGIG comes from the coding sequence ATGTTATCTCAGTACATGGAACAAATTGAAACGATTGGCCTAAACCTGTTTTTTGCAGCGATATTTTTCTTTATCGGCATGGCTATCCATGATGTCCTCAAGCAAGGTAATGTGCCAAAATTTGGTCGATTTATTGTTTGGTTAGTGTTATTTCTCGGCTGCGCCGGGTTTATTGCAAAAGGTATTATCCAGATTACTTGGGAAGGCTCAGGGATCGGTTAA
- a CDS encoding thiamine pyrophosphate-dependent dehydrogenase E1 component subunit alpha — protein MSKATLNTDTVHRVGFLDKASLHIPILRILQADGTTYETAVLPVIDETLATKIYDTCVFTRVLDERMLGAQRQGRISFYMTCTGEEAAIVGSVAALDQEDVILAQYREHAALRYRGFTTEQFMNQMFSNEKDLGKGRQMPIHYGSAALHYQTISSPLATQIPQATGVGYSLKMQGKRKVAVCYFGEGAASEGDFHAGLNMAAVLKCPVIFFCRNNGYAISTPTEEQFAGNGIASRGVGYGMHTIRVDGNDMLAVLAATQQARAYAIEHNAPVLIEAMTYRLGAHSSSDDPSGYRSKDEEAKWQQHDPVKRFKLWLINKGWLAEADDVKLHEKYREEVLAAVKVAEKIPVPMLDEIIEDVYDKPTPVLKKQLADLKEHIKKYPQAYPKSAGRL, from the coding sequence ATGAGCAAAGCAACACTCAACACTGATACAGTGCACCGTGTCGGCTTCTTGGATAAGGCATCGCTACACATTCCTATCCTTCGAATTCTACAAGCCGACGGCACCACTTATGAAACCGCGGTTTTGCCTGTGATAGATGAAACCTTAGCCACTAAAATTTACGATACCTGTGTATTCACTCGGGTACTTGATGAACGTATGCTTGGCGCCCAGCGTCAAGGGCGCATCAGCTTCTACATGACCTGTACGGGTGAAGAAGCGGCGATTGTCGGCAGTGTGGCCGCACTCGATCAAGAAGATGTGATCCTCGCGCAATATCGTGAGCATGCAGCGCTGCGTTATCGCGGCTTTACTACTGAACAGTTTATGAATCAGATGTTCAGTAACGAGAAAGATCTTGGTAAAGGTCGACAAATGCCAATCCATTACGGCAGTGCGGCATTGCATTATCAAACGATTTCTTCACCGTTAGCCACGCAAATCCCGCAGGCGACGGGTGTGGGCTACAGCTTAAAAATGCAAGGTAAGCGCAAAGTCGCGGTTTGTTATTTTGGCGAAGGCGCTGCATCGGAAGGGGACTTCCATGCCGGTCTAAACATGGCCGCGGTACTGAAATGCCCAGTGATTTTCTTCTGTCGTAACAATGGCTACGCGATTTCTACGCCCACCGAAGAGCAGTTTGCCGGTAACGGTATTGCCAGCCGCGGTGTCGGTTATGGCATGCACACCATTCGTGTTGATGGTAATGACATGTTGGCCGTGTTAGCCGCAACCCAGCAAGCCCGTGCCTATGCGATTGAGCATAATGCGCCTGTGCTGATTGAAGCCATGACTTACCGTCTCGGCGCACACTCTTCTTCAGACGATCCCTCTGGTTATCGCTCGAAAGATGAAGAAGCCAAGTGGCAGCAACACGATCCGGTTAAACGCTTCAAATTATGGCTTATCAACAAAGGTTGGTTGGCTGAAGCGGATGATGTGAAACTGCATGAGAAATATCGTGAAGAAGTATTGGCTGCGGTAAAAGTGGCTGAAAAAATTCCTGTGCCTATGCTGGATGAAATTATTGAAGATGTGTACGACAAGCCGACGCCAGTGCTGAAAAAGCAACTCGCCGATCTTAAAGAACATATCAAGAAATATCCGCAAGCCTATCCAAAAAGTGCTGGGAGACTATAA
- the seqA gene encoding replication initiation negative regulator SeqA, producing MKYIEVDEELYRHIASKTERIGESASDILRRLLGLSVNTIEQVEPQAISQPSLEAVEQKPLVTSVPVIESSVPVSDFKQLVDEHKLAQQKGAVGRFLFLLESLYQQSQSQFSQILQIQGRDRLYFARSREELLKASPSANPKEIGSSGFWVTTNNNTAKKQAILVEVLVQFGCDAEVAYAISQRV from the coding sequence ATGAAATATATCGAAGTGGATGAAGAGCTCTATCGTCATATTGCCAGCAAAACAGAACGTATTGGTGAGAGCGCCTCTGACATTCTGCGTCGATTACTCGGCCTATCCGTGAATACGATTGAACAAGTTGAGCCACAGGCAATTAGCCAACCCAGTTTAGAAGCCGTTGAACAGAAACCGTTGGTTACGTCAGTACCAGTCATAGAGTCGTCAGTTCCTGTCAGCGATTTTAAACAATTAGTGGATGAGCATAAGTTAGCCCAGCAAAAAGGGGCTGTTGGCCGTTTCTTATTTTTGCTTGAAAGTTTATATCAGCAAAGCCAATCGCAATTTTCACAAATTTTACAGATCCAAGGGCGCGATCGACTTTATTTTGCACGCTCACGTGAAGAATTATTGAAAGCAAGTCCTTCGGCCAATCCGAAGGAAATTGGCAGCAGCGGTTTTTGGGTGACGACAAATAATAATACTGCCAAAAAACAGGCGATTTTGGTCGAGGTATTGGTACAGTTTGGTTGTGATGCTGAAGTTGCCTACGCTATTTCCCAGCGTGTTTAA
- the nadA gene encoding quinolinate synthase NadA: MSQLAPSPFAPTIETIDYPFPPKPVPLSDAQKADYKARIKQLLIEKDAVLVAHYYTDPEIQALAEETGGCVSDSLEMARFGRDHPAKTLIVAGVKFMGETAKILSPEKTILMPTLEATCSLDLGCPIDKFSAFCDAHPDHTVVVYANTSAAVKARADWVVTSSIALEIVEHLDSEGKKIIWGPDRHLGSYIAKQTGAEMLMWQGDCIVHDEFKANALRDMKSVYPDAAILVHPESPASVVAMADAVGSTSQLIKAAQTMPNERFIVATDRGIFYKMQQAAPGKTLIEAPTGGNGATCKSCAHCPWMAMNGLQAIEASLADSDKTTHEIFVDEDLRVKALIPLTRMLDFAKTLNMKVKGNA; this comes from the coding sequence ATGAGTCAGTTAGCCCCCAGCCCATTTGCTCCAACAATAGAAACCATTGATTACCCGTTTCCGCCTAAGCCAGTGCCTTTGTCCGATGCGCAAAAAGCCGATTACAAGGCGCGTATCAAACAACTGCTCATTGAAAAAGATGCCGTTCTGGTTGCCCACTATTATACCGATCCTGAAATCCAAGCCCTTGCCGAAGAGACTGGCGGCTGCGTTTCAGACTCCTTAGAAATGGCGCGCTTTGGCCGCGATCACCCAGCAAAAACCTTAATCGTTGCTGGGGTCAAGTTTATGGGCGAAACCGCCAAGATTTTAAGCCCAGAAAAAACCATTTTAATGCCGACCTTAGAAGCCACTTGTTCATTGGACTTAGGTTGCCCAATCGATAAGTTCAGCGCTTTCTGCGACGCGCACCCAGATCATACTGTGGTAGTTTACGCCAATACCTCGGCTGCGGTTAAAGCGCGCGCCGATTGGGTGGTGACCTCAAGTATTGCCCTTGAAATCGTTGAGCACTTAGACAGCGAAGGTAAAAAGATCATTTGGGGACCCGATCGTCATTTAGGCAGCTATATTGCCAAACAGACAGGCGCCGAAATGTTGATGTGGCAGGGCGATTGTATCGTTCACGACGAGTTTAAAGCGAACGCGCTGCGTGATATGAAAAGTGTTTACCCCGATGCGGCTATCTTAGTGCATCCAGAGTCTCCCGCCAGTGTGGTGGCGATGGCCGATGCCGTTGGCTCGACCAGTCAGTTGATCAAAGCGGCGCAAACCATGCCAAATGAGCGTTTTATTGTGGCAACCGATCGCGGCATTTTCTATAAAATGCAGCAAGCCGCGCCAGGTAAAACCTTAATTGAAGCGCCAACAGGGGGGAATGGTGCCACCTGTAAGAGCTGTGCCCACTGTCCTTGGATGGCGATGAACGGTTTGCAGGCAATTGAAGCGTCACTCGCCGACAGCGATAAAACCACCCATGAGATTTTTGTGGATGAAGATTTAAGAGTGAAAGCGCTTATCCCACTGACGCGTATGCTGGATTTTGCCAAGACACTGAATATGAAAGTGAAGGGCAACGCTTAA